A single window of Undibacterium sp. 5I1 DNA harbors:
- a CDS encoding TonB-dependent receptor: MKQSRKLSSTFPSRLSMVAVACQLVCLSMSAYAQTAPTAESNEPVDPNRVTITGKKVGMGLMVQEIAPKARSTVTAEELSKQRPTGNAYQALELMPAVNSYNYDATGLFGGGLTLRGFNSDQIGVTINGVPVNDSGSFSVFPQEFVDQENTCTQFVTQGSTDVDSPQIGATGGNIGITTCDPAKQRNIRIMQTLGGLSLSKTYVRYDTGMLDERSRMFISVSHAQADKWKGQGGANRDHVDFGFRTDFDRFNSINGTILYNRAINQNISTFNLADLAKNGYYYDYSTSFIGHVPPSPGKASSDPNQANADTYYQLTKNPFQNVIASVVGKFRIGENTDLKIIPYFWYGYGTGGVQQRLQAENAFLNPATGKNTATVDLNGDGDTLDKVIVANSSVTRTNRPGITASLTHSFANHQLLAGFWIERAVHEQFGPMVAVDANGNANDIWLREGRITRPDGTPFESRDWKTISTAYQFFAQDTISLMDDKLSLNLGLRAPTMKRDFTNYASEGAGVGYNIKRNYSELLPQLGARYQIDYNNSIFASLARNMKAPPNFVYSNLPVTNGVATLPIDVKAETSYNLDVGYRLQSDKLTAQATVYAVNFQNRQATAYDPTTNTSSLANVGKVKTHGFEVELGNTPINGWSFYSSLGYAKSEIQDNLVVSSTATLPTAGKEMTLTPNWKAGLSAQYETSVWYTRMTAKYTSSQQATMTNDELVPSYTLLGFDAGYQFPNTTYLKKPTLRLNVSNLTNEKYRNPSSFNVTNALPYGTAAAKGVFYYLGAPRFMSVTLSADF, from the coding sequence ATGAAGCAATCAAGAAAACTTTCATCGACATTCCCATCGCGTTTGTCGATGGTTGCTGTCGCTTGCCAGTTGGTTTGCCTGAGCATGTCTGCTTATGCGCAAACAGCACCAACAGCAGAATCAAATGAACCAGTCGATCCAAATCGCGTCACGATCACTGGCAAAAAAGTTGGTATGGGTCTGATGGTGCAAGAAATAGCGCCCAAAGCGCGTAGTACAGTGACCGCAGAAGAATTGTCAAAACAGCGTCCAACTGGTAATGCTTACCAAGCGCTTGAATTGATGCCAGCGGTTAATAGCTATAACTATGACGCTACGGGTTTGTTCGGTGGTGGTTTGACTTTGCGCGGTTTTAACAGCGATCAGATCGGTGTGACTATTAACGGTGTGCCTGTCAATGATTCAGGTAGCTTCTCTGTGTTTCCGCAAGAGTTCGTTGATCAGGAAAACACTTGTACGCAATTTGTTACTCAAGGTTCTACGGACGTAGATTCACCACAAATTGGTGCTACCGGCGGTAACATTGGCATTACAACTTGTGATCCGGCTAAGCAACGAAATATACGTATAATGCAAACTTTGGGTGGTTTATCGCTCTCCAAAACGTATGTTCGTTACGATACTGGTATGTTAGATGAGCGTTCACGCATGTTCATTTCGGTGTCGCATGCTCAAGCCGATAAGTGGAAAGGTCAAGGCGGTGCTAACCGTGATCACGTCGATTTTGGCTTCCGCACTGATTTTGATCGTTTTAATTCGATTAACGGTACGATTTTGTATAACCGCGCGATTAATCAAAATATTAGTACTTTTAATTTAGCGGACTTAGCGAAGAACGGTTACTACTACGATTACTCTACTAGTTTCATTGGACACGTTCCTCCTAGCCCAGGCAAGGCTTCTAGTGATCCGAACCAAGCGAATGCTGATACTTACTACCAGTTGACTAAAAATCCATTCCAAAATGTAATCGCATCTGTCGTCGGCAAGTTCCGGATTGGTGAAAATACAGACCTTAAGATCATCCCTTATTTTTGGTACGGCTATGGTACTGGTGGGGTCCAACAACGTTTGCAGGCAGAGAATGCCTTCCTGAATCCCGCCACGGGCAAAAATACAGCTACTGTTGATTTGAACGGTGACGGCGATACTTTGGACAAAGTTATTGTTGCTAACAGCAGCGTTACACGTACTAACCGTCCTGGTATTACAGCTTCTTTGACACACTCATTTGCTAATCATCAGTTACTAGCGGGTTTCTGGATTGAGCGCGCTGTACATGAGCAGTTTGGACCGATGGTTGCCGTTGATGCAAATGGCAACGCGAACGATATTTGGCTGAGAGAGGGTCGTATTACTCGTCCAGACGGCACTCCATTTGAAAGTCGTGATTGGAAGACGATCAGTACCGCTTATCAATTCTTTGCACAAGATACAATCAGTTTAATGGATGATAAATTGTCACTGAATCTTGGTTTGCGTGCGCCGACCATGAAACGTGATTTTACAAATTACGCAAGCGAGGGTGCTGGAGTTGGTTATAACATTAAGAGAAACTACTCTGAATTGTTGCCACAACTAGGCGCCCGTTATCAGATTGACTACAACAATTCGATTTTTGCTAGCCTCGCGCGCAATATGAAGGCTCCGCCAAATTTTGTTTATTCAAATTTGCCTGTAACTAATGGCGTCGCTACATTGCCTATCGATGTCAAAGCTGAAACTTCATACAATCTTGACGTTGGATACCGTTTACAAAGCGATAAATTAACTGCTCAAGCGACAGTATATGCAGTGAATTTCCAAAATCGCCAAGCAACAGCTTACGATCCAACTACAAATACAAGCAGTTTGGCTAACGTGGGTAAAGTGAAGACCCATGGTTTTGAAGTTGAATTAGGTAATACTCCAATCAATGGCTGGTCGTTCTACAGCTCATTGGGTTATGCGAAGAGCGAGATTCAAGATAACTTAGTCGTCAGTTCAACGGCAACTTTACCGACTGCAGGTAAAGAAATGACTTTGACGCCTAATTGGAAAGCTGGTCTGAGCGCACAGTATGAAACTAGTGTTTGGTATACGCGAATGACGGCTAAGTACACAAGCAGTCAACAAGCAACAATGACTAACGACGAACTGGTGCCTTCTTATACTTTGCTTGGATTTGACGCTGGTTACCAATTCCCAAACACAACTTATTTGAAAAAGCCAACGTTGCGCCTCAATGTTAGTAACTTGACTAACGAGAAATATCGTAATCCATCTAGCTTTAACGTAACCAATGCGCTGCCCTATGGCACTGCTGCGGCAAAAGGTGTTTTCTATTACTTAGGCGCACCACGTTTCATGTCTGTCACTTTGTCTGCTGATTTCTAA
- the metX gene encoding homoserine O-succinyltransferase MetX — protein sequence MTTVPSSTTSVSTPASAPPVPTTPTSSIGFVTPQTIQFDQPLTLQSGATISDYHLMIETYGTLNADKSNAVLICHALNASHHVAGAYADDQKNIGWWDNMIGPGKSVDTNRFFVIGINNLGSCFGSTGPMHNNPQTGKPYGADFPVVTVEDWVQAQARVADHLGIQQFAAVMGGSLGGMQALAWSMLFPDRLRHCVVIASTAKLSAQNIAFNDVARQAILTDPDFYGGDFYAHNVVPRRGLRVARMIGHITYLSNDDMAEKFGRDLRTGEYQFGFGIDFEIESYLRYQADKFADYFDANTYLLITKALDYFDPARAFDGDLSKALAKTKAKFLLASFTTDWRFSPQCSRDIVQALVSNQRTVSYAEIDAPHGHDAFLLDDARYLNLIAAYFANIDQELA from the coding sequence ATGACTACTGTACCGTCATCGACAACATCAGTTTCAACACCGGCATCGGCGCCACCAGTGCCAACAACGCCAACGTCATCAATCGGTTTTGTCACGCCGCAGACGATACAATTTGATCAGCCGCTGACTTTACAAAGTGGCGCAACGATCAGCGACTATCATCTGATGATAGAAACCTATGGCACGCTGAATGCTGACAAATCTAATGCTGTACTGATTTGCCACGCGCTCAACGCCTCGCATCATGTTGCCGGAGCCTATGCCGACGACCAAAAAAATATCGGCTGGTGGGACAACATGATTGGCCCTGGCAAGTCGGTCGATACCAACCGGTTTTTTGTGATCGGCATCAACAATCTTGGCTCTTGTTTTGGTTCCACCGGACCTATGCACAATAATCCGCAAACGGGCAAACCGTATGGCGCGGATTTTCCGGTGGTGACGGTGGAGGATTGGGTGCAAGCGCAAGCGCGGGTAGCGGATCATCTCGGTATACAGCAGTTTGCTGCGGTGATGGGCGGCTCGCTGGGCGGCATGCAGGCGCTGGCGTGGAGCATGTTATTTCCAGATCGTTTGCGGCATTGTGTCGTGATCGCTTCGACCGCTAAATTGTCAGCGCAAAATATCGCCTTCAATGATGTCGCACGGCAGGCGATTTTGACCGACCCGGATTTTTATGGTGGCGATTTTTATGCACATAATGTGGTCCCGCGTCGCGGCTTACGAGTCGCACGCATGATTGGTCATATTACTTATTTATCCAACGACGATATGGCGGAAAAATTTGGTCGTGATTTGCGTACCGGCGAATATCAATTCGGCTTTGGGATTGATTTTGAGATTGAATCTTACCTACGCTATCAGGCGGATAAATTTGCGGATTATTTTGACGCCAATACATATTTGTTGATCACGAAAGCGCTGGATTATTTTGATCCCGCCCGCGCGTTTGATGGCGATCTGAGTAAGGCGCTGGCAAAGACCAAGGCAAAATTTCTGCTTGCCTCATTCACGACGGACTGGCGATTTTCACCGCAATGCAGCCGGGATATTGTGCAGGCTCTGGTCAGTAATCAGCGCACCGTCAGCTACGCAGAAATCGATGCACCGCATGGGCATGATGCCTTCTTGCTCGACGACGCTCGTTATTTGAATTTGATCGCTGCTTATTTTGCGAATATCGACCAGGAGCTTGCATGA
- a CDS encoding AmpG family muropeptide MFS transporter, which translates to MSKISSSPANRKRTLVDMLRELKQPKVAVMLALGFSSGLPFLLTANTFGYWLRDAGTSLLAIGFISWVGFAYAFKVYWSPIVDRLDLPLLGRLGRRRGWMLLCQLLVAIGLLGMAVVGTNGGLAAIGVFALLTAFASATQDIVIDAWRIEAAKDSDEVGLMTSAAQLGYRIALLVTDALVIAMAARLGWSLSYVAMAMLMAIGVVATLFAFEPVRADIVLTSKPPLWTLRGLLDAVIGPFVDFFAKHKTAGLLMLLMVALYRLPDFVMGPMYNPYYHDLGLTKDTVAFVRGTFGLVAVFAGIAAGGLSAVRLGMMPTLIVGLVIEGVGTAAFALLGMHPEPTLFATVMTLDSFAQAYAGVALVTYMSSLTSLGYTATQYALLSSTYALLGKFLKGFSGAAVEALTPTYGLLDAYATAFVATGLTAIPPLILLALLWRIQVRAARSA; encoded by the coding sequence ATGTCAAAAATTTCTAGTTCCCCAGCAAACCGCAAGCGTACCTTAGTAGATATGCTTCGCGAATTAAAGCAGCCGAAAGTAGCAGTAATGCTCGCGCTCGGCTTCTCGTCGGGCTTGCCGTTCCTGCTAACCGCTAATACATTCGGCTACTGGTTGCGCGATGCAGGCACTAGTTTGCTCGCCATTGGCTTTATTTCCTGGGTCGGCTTTGCGTATGCATTCAAGGTTTACTGGTCGCCTATTGTAGACAGGCTAGATCTTCCGCTGCTTGGGCGCTTAGGCCGACGTCGTGGTTGGATGTTATTGTGCCAGTTGCTGGTTGCTATAGGACTTCTCGGTATGGCGGTTGTTGGTACTAATGGTGGTCTCGCTGCTATAGGCGTGTTCGCATTGCTAACGGCGTTCGCATCTGCGACGCAGGATATCGTGATTGACGCCTGGCGCATCGAGGCGGCTAAAGATTCGGATGAAGTTGGCCTGATGACGTCAGCCGCGCAACTAGGTTACCGCATTGCGCTACTCGTGACTGATGCGCTCGTGATTGCGATGGCTGCGCGCTTAGGCTGGTCTCTGTCGTATGTTGCGATGGCAATGCTGATGGCGATTGGTGTAGTCGCGACACTCTTTGCTTTTGAGCCTGTTCGTGCTGACATCGTACTTACGAGCAAGCCACCGCTATGGACGCTACGGGGTCTCCTCGACGCAGTAATCGGCCCCTTCGTTGACTTTTTCGCCAAGCATAAGACTGCAGGTCTCTTGATGTTGCTGATGGTCGCGCTGTATCGGCTTCCCGATTTCGTAATGGGGCCGATGTATAACCCTTATTACCACGACCTCGGACTGACAAAGGATACAGTTGCGTTTGTACGTGGCACTTTTGGACTGGTTGCGGTATTCGCGGGCATCGCGGCGGGTGGCCTGAGTGCCGTGCGGCTCGGCATGATGCCGACTCTGATCGTAGGACTCGTAATAGAAGGTGTCGGAACCGCAGCTTTTGCGCTGCTGGGCATGCATCCTGAACCGACCTTGTTTGCCACTGTGATGACGCTCGATAGCTTCGCGCAAGCATACGCTGGTGTCGCGCTAGTCACTTACATGTCGAGCCTCACGAGTCTGGGCTATACCGCCACGCAGTATGCGTTGCTTTCGTCAACCTATGCTTTGCTGGGCAAGTTTCTTAAGGGCTTTTCCGGTGCTGCGGTAGAGGCTCTAACTCCCACTTATGGGCTGCTCGATGCGTACGCCACTGCATTCGTCGCTACCGGCCTTACTGCAATTCCGCCGCTCATCTTGCTCGCATTATTGTGGCGGATTCAGGTGCGCGCAGCTCGTAGCGCATAG
- a CDS encoding exodeoxyribonuclease III, producing the protein MTKIISANLNGIRSASKKGFFDWMQQQQADFVCVQELKAQADDMTADFLMPHGYHGNFHYAEKKGYSGTGVYSKATPDKVEIGFGSPEFDAEGRYVRCDFGNLSIISVYCPSGSSSPERQEAKFRFMALFYPHLLDLISQGRELVICGDWNIAHKEIDLKNWKSNQKNSGFLPEERLWMTRLFDEQGWVDVYRRLHPDTTGEAYTWWSNRGQAWANNVGWRIDYHVATGGIAAKAKTAAIYKDQRFSDHAPLIIEYA; encoded by the coding sequence ATGACAAAAATCATCTCCGCAAACTTGAATGGCATACGCTCTGCTTCGAAAAAAGGCTTTTTTGACTGGATGCAGCAACAGCAAGCAGATTTTGTTTGTGTGCAAGAACTGAAGGCACAAGCTGACGATATGACGGCAGATTTTTTGATGCCTCACGGCTATCATGGGAATTTCCATTACGCTGAGAAAAAAGGGTATTCAGGTACTGGCGTGTATAGCAAAGCTACGCCAGATAAAGTAGAGATTGGTTTTGGTAGTCCTGAATTTGATGCTGAGGGGCGCTATGTGCGCTGCGACTTTGGTAACTTGTCGATAATCTCAGTATATTGCCCTTCAGGATCATCCTCGCCTGAGCGGCAAGAAGCTAAATTCCGGTTTATGGCCTTGTTTTACCCGCACTTACTAGATCTGATTTCCCAAGGACGTGAATTAGTCATTTGTGGTGACTGGAATATCGCCCATAAAGAAATTGATTTGAAAAACTGGAAAAGTAATCAAAAGAATTCCGGCTTTTTGCCGGAGGAACGTTTATGGATGACGCGCTTGTTTGATGAACAAGGTTGGGTTGACGTGTATCGCCGCTTGCATCCGGATACGACTGGGGAGGCTTATACCTGGTGGAGCAATCGTGGCCAGGCATGGGCGAATAACGTCGGTTGGCGAATTGATTATCATGTAGCAACGGGGGGCATTGCGGCTAAAGCAAAAACAGCCGCTATCTATAAAGACCAGCGCTTTTCAGATCACGCGCCACTGATTATCGAATACGCATAA
- the pyrE gene encoding orotate phosphoribosyltransferase, which translates to MSNLQQEFITFSVEAGVISFGNFITKAGRNSPYFFNAGLFNDGANLGKLASFYADTLLESGIEFDMLFGPAYKGITLASATAVALAGKNRNVPFAFNRKEAKDHGEGGTIVGAKLQGKVVIIDDVISAGTSVRESVKMILEAGAQPCAVLIALDRMERSGKDDTLSTYSAVQEVSATYDIPVLAIGNLNDLFEFLSKSDANQQIMQYRDAVATYRHRYGVS; encoded by the coding sequence TTGAGTAATTTACAACAAGAATTTATAACATTTTCTGTAGAAGCCGGGGTTATCAGTTTTGGCAATTTTATTACCAAGGCCGGACGTAACTCCCCTTATTTTTTTAACGCTGGCTTGTTCAACGATGGCGCTAATTTAGGTAAATTAGCTTCATTTTATGCAGATACTTTGCTTGAATCGGGTATTGAGTTCGATATGTTGTTTGGTCCTGCTTACAAAGGTATTACTTTAGCATCTGCTACTGCGGTTGCTTTAGCAGGCAAAAACCGTAATGTCCCATTTGCGTTTAACCGTAAAGAAGCAAAGGATCACGGCGAAGGTGGAACGATAGTCGGCGCAAAATTGCAAGGTAAGGTTGTGATCATTGACGACGTTATTTCCGCAGGAACCTCCGTGCGTGAGTCAGTAAAAATGATACTTGAAGCAGGAGCTCAGCCTTGTGCTGTCCTGATCGCGTTAGACCGAATGGAGCGATCTGGGAAAGATGATACGTTATCAACTTATTCGGCAGTGCAAGAAGTGAGTGCAACTTATGATATACCGGTACTCGCTATCGGCAATCTGAACGATTTATTTGAGTTTTTATCCAAATCAGATGCTAATCAACAAATAATGCAATACAGAGATGCCGTAGCTACTTATCGTCATCGTTACGGCGTAAGTTAA
- the metW gene encoding methionine biosynthesis protein MetW, whose product MNFSELSQLRPDLAFIAHWIKPQSRVLDVGCGDGVMIDYLKSDKQCSAYGTEIADDKVLACAKRGVNVIQQDMENGLSMFQDNGFDTVLCLSSLQMMKHVEPLLRDIARVGREAIVSFPNFGYWPHRTALLRGKMPVSKSLPYEWYDTPNLRCATIYDFSDLATEVGLEVLECVALREGKPIQFLPNLRGSLAVFRLRKK is encoded by the coding sequence ATGAATTTTTCTGAACTCAGTCAGCTCCGCCCTGATCTGGCATTTATTGCACATTGGATCAAACCGCAATCGCGGGTGCTAGACGTCGGTTGTGGCGATGGTGTCATGATCGATTATTTAAAAAGCGATAAGCAATGCAGCGCCTACGGCACAGAAATCGCCGACGACAAAGTATTGGCGTGCGCCAAACGCGGCGTCAATGTGATTCAGCAAGATATGGAAAACGGCCTCAGTATGTTTCAGGATAATGGTTTTGATACCGTGTTGTGTTTATCGTCATTGCAAATGATGAAGCATGTAGAGCCTTTGCTGCGCGACATTGCCAGAGTAGGGCGCGAGGCGATTGTGTCTTTCCCTAACTTTGGTTATTGGCCGCATCGCACTGCGCTGCTACGCGGCAAAATGCCGGTGTCTAAATCCTTGCCCTACGAGTGGTACGACACACCCAATTTACGCTGCGCGACGATTTATGATTTTTCTGATCTGGCGACCGAAGTCGGTCTGGAAGTTTTAGAGTGCGTCGCTTTGCGTGAAGGCAAGCCGATACAATTCTTACCTAATTTGCGCGGTAGTTTGGCGGTCTTTAGATTGCGGAAGAAATGA
- a CDS encoding glycosyltransferase: MVRSLLENVYDEIHWIDPTITRLPRWSDVARSTQAEEKHAAEPLLPQLHVLRPGGLPIEPIPLFNRVNDWFVWHKIKANIASLDIDLSWDIGIGRPSRLALWAVENLQSRISFMDVMDDFPAFYSGLSRYSMERTEDTLAGRCDYLFCSEETLIRKLAKYSPRVSIKLVSNGYDMQRLPAFSTARSQKEVIGFIGTIATWFDWRLVIEMANALPQLRVKLIGPRAGYIPSHLPSNIELLPACTVEDAIRHCQNFTVGLIPFLNNQLTRSVDPIKYYELRALGIPVWSTAFGSMVNRLNEPGVAQIYSGIDWKKLWEESSNVSADPIEIARFRQNNDWTVRFEKMPEYLNVSRKIIKT; encoded by the coding sequence ATGGTGAGGTCGTTATTAGAAAATGTGTACGATGAAATTCATTGGATAGATCCAACAATTACAAGACTGCCGCGGTGGTCTGATGTAGCTCGCTCAACACAAGCTGAGGAGAAGCACGCAGCAGAACCCCTGCTACCTCAGCTGCATGTACTGCGTCCAGGCGGTCTGCCTATAGAACCAATCCCTCTTTTCAATCGCGTTAATGACTGGTTTGTCTGGCATAAAATTAAGGCAAACATAGCTAGCTTGGACATTGATCTAAGCTGGGACATTGGCATTGGACGTCCCAGCCGCCTTGCATTGTGGGCTGTTGAGAATCTGCAATCGCGTATTAGTTTCATGGATGTGATGGACGATTTTCCGGCTTTTTATAGCGGTCTCTCGCGTTACTCTATGGAGCGTACAGAAGATACCTTGGCAGGTCGGTGTGATTACTTATTTTGTAGCGAAGAAACCCTAATTAGAAAACTAGCAAAATACTCTCCAAGAGTGTCTATAAAGCTGGTTTCAAATGGCTACGATATGCAGAGACTGCCCGCATTTTCCACTGCCAGATCGCAAAAAGAAGTTATTGGTTTCATTGGAACAATTGCTACCTGGTTTGACTGGAGACTAGTCATAGAGATGGCGAACGCCCTGCCCCAATTACGTGTTAAATTAATTGGCCCTCGTGCGGGCTATATTCCATCTCACTTACCCTCTAATATTGAATTACTGCCCGCGTGTACGGTAGAAGATGCTATTCGTCATTGCCAAAACTTTACGGTTGGTTTAATTCCATTTTTAAATAATCAATTGACCAGATCTGTTGATCCTATCAAATATTACGAATTGCGGGCTCTGGGAATTCCTGTTTGGTCTACCGCATTTGGAAGCATGGTTAACCGGCTCAATGAGCCGGGTGTGGCTCAAATTTACAGCGGTATTGACTGGAAAAAATTGTGGGAAGAGTCTTCAAATGTGAGCGCAGATCCAATAGAAATAGCACGCTTTCGTCAAAATAATGATTGGACTGTTCGCTTTGAAAAAATGCCAGAATATCTTAACGTAAGCAGAAAAATTATTAAGACTTAA
- a CDS encoding M48 family metallopeptidase has translation MKRYFILLIFFILTTNCQAQKNSDQDGVKVGEMSIFRKLGGGLESKAAMQYSQTMQQAQQQNALALDSNPQLIRLRAIAKALIPFALRWNERAPQWKWEVNLIGSKQINAYCMPGGKIAFYTGILDTLKLTDDEVAIVMGHEIAHALREHGAERAGKAAAANFGIKLAEIVAGAKGYDPNVAGSVAGGLANVGMLKFSRDDETEADVVGLDIAARAGYDPRAGIALWKKMAMVNKGAPPQWLSTHPAGQNRIAEIQRHLPEVLPLFAKKQGILLANLPPYRTNIKTIPAIN, from the coding sequence ATGAAAAGATACTTCATACTGCTGATTTTCTTTATTCTGACAACAAACTGTCAGGCGCAAAAAAATAGCGACCAGGATGGCGTCAAGGTTGGTGAAATGTCGATCTTTCGCAAATTGGGTGGCGGTTTAGAATCCAAAGCGGCTATGCAATATAGCCAGACGATGCAGCAAGCTCAACAGCAAAATGCCCTAGCGCTAGACAGCAACCCACAACTGATACGTTTACGTGCAATCGCCAAAGCCTTAATCCCATTCGCATTGCGCTGGAACGAGCGTGCGCCGCAATGGAAGTGGGAAGTCAACTTAATCGGTTCCAAGCAAATCAACGCCTATTGCATGCCTGGCGGCAAAATCGCGTTTTATACCGGCATTCTCGATACACTCAAATTGACGGACGATGAAGTCGCTATTGTCATGGGACACGAGATTGCGCATGCCTTACGCGAACATGGCGCAGAGCGGGCGGGCAAGGCGGCTGCCGCCAATTTTGGTATCAAGCTGGCAGAAATCGTAGCGGGTGCAAAAGGCTATGATCCTAACGTGGCAGGTTCTGTGGCAGGCGGTCTCGCCAATGTTGGCATGCTGAAATTTTCCCGCGACGACGAGACCGAAGCCGATGTGGTCGGATTAGACATCGCTGCCCGTGCTGGTTACGACCCGCGCGCAGGTATTGCGCTTTGGAAAAAAATGGCAATGGTCAATAAAGGTGCGCCACCACAATGGCTATCTACCCATCCTGCTGGTCAAAATAGAATTGCTGAAATTCAACGCCATTTGCCAGAAGTGTTACCTTTGTTTGCCAAGAAACAAGGCATTCTCCTCGCTAATCTGCCGCCTTATCGAACGAATATCAAAACTATCCCCGCTATTAATTGA
- a CDS encoding bifunctional metallophosphatase/5'-nucleotidase has product MLTMKSVPALMVSLLLVACAVSQKTQQSGLESAQQSIAAGTSEITIFSINDFHGNLQSDKPVPYLAPVAPVEHGHDHGEAMTTPAGGYAYLAALLKQRRLVAPASIFVGAGDLMGASPIGSALLKDEPVIEAFNQMGLSVTSVGNHEFDAGRADLLSKIKGECPLSGCPFPGFSGAKYEYIAANVIDTQTAKSWLKPYVIRQVGDVKIAFIGAVTSDTPNLVAGDGVKGLQFEDEATAINRYVPEIKQQGVSAIVVLIHEGGNYKGDANDASYACDGLDGPIIDISKKLDKAINLVVSGHTHQGYTCKIDGRLVVQARSYGAYLTETKLIIDRGSKQVIASSATNYLVDQQKLKPDPQAQQLVDKVAALTTEIRLRPVTTLAAPLKRESAKGIFDSSLGNVIADAQLKYAQNSGPADIAFMNSGGIRSDLPSGAETKSVAVTFGDIYASQPFGNNLVRMSLSGEQIMAVLQQQWQGREADNPKKLFVSSSFSYRWSAALPLPQRVQNILINGKPLELAKIYKVVVNSFLADGGDAFTMFKQGQDRQLAGRDLDALETYVRAEGGKLATVATDRVKRSE; this is encoded by the coding sequence ATGTTAACGATGAAGTCGGTACCAGCATTGATGGTCTCATTACTGCTAGTTGCCTGTGCGGTGTCACAAAAAACACAACAATCAGGGCTGGAGTCGGCACAACAGTCAATCGCTGCTGGCACAAGTGAAATTACGATCTTTAGTATCAACGATTTTCATGGCAATTTGCAGTCTGATAAACCTGTACCTTATTTGGCACCGGTGGCACCGGTAGAACATGGGCACGATCACGGTGAGGCCATGACCACGCCCGCCGGCGGTTACGCTTATCTGGCCGCACTTTTAAAACAGCGCCGTCTGGTAGCACCTGCCAGTATTTTTGTCGGGGCCGGCGATCTGATGGGCGCATCGCCTATCGGTTCTGCTTTGTTAAAGGATGAGCCGGTGATTGAGGCTTTTAATCAAATGGGCTTATCAGTTACTTCGGTTGGCAATCATGAATTCGACGCTGGCCGTGCTGATTTATTGAGCAAGATAAAAGGCGAGTGTCCGCTGAGCGGCTGCCCATTCCCAGGTTTTTCTGGCGCCAAATACGAATATATTGCTGCCAATGTGATTGATACTCAGACAGCTAAATCCTGGCTCAAGCCCTATGTGATTCGCCAGGTCGGTGATGTCAAAATCGCTTTTATCGGTGCGGTTACTTCCGACACGCCCAATTTAGTCGCAGGCGACGGTGTAAAGGGTTTGCAGTTTGAGGACGAGGCAACGGCGATCAATCGTTATGTGCCCGAGATTAAACAGCAAGGCGTCTCCGCTATCGTGGTGCTGATCCATGAGGGTGGTAATTATAAAGGCGATGCCAATGATGCAAGTTATGCATGCGATGGTTTAGACGGGCCGATTATTGATATCAGCAAAAAGCTCGATAAAGCAATCAACCTGGTGGTCTCCGGGCATACCCACCAAGGATACACCTGCAAAATCGACGGTCGCTTAGTCGTACAGGCACGCAGTTACGGTGCTTATCTCACAGAAACCAAACTCATTATTGACCGCGGCAGCAAGCAAGTGATTGCTAGTAGCGCCACTAATTATCTTGTGGATCAGCAGAAGCTAAAACCTGATCCGCAAGCGCAGCAGTTAGTGGATAAAGTCGCAGCATTGACCACAGAAATCCGCCTGCGCCCGGTTACAACGCTAGCCGCACCTTTAAAGCGTGAGAGTGCTAAGGGTATTTTTGACAGCAGTTTGGGTAATGTTATCGCCGATGCGCAATTGAAGTACGCGCAAAATAGTGGTCCAGCAGATATTGCCTTCATGAATTCGGGCGGTATTCGCAGTGACTTGCCGTCGGGTGCGGAGACCAAATCGGTAGCCGTGACTTTTGGCGATATCTACGCATCACAGCCATTTGGTAACAATCTGGTTCGTATGAGCTTATCTGGAGAGCAGATCATGGCGGTTTTGCAGCAGCAATGGCAAGGACGCGAGGCGGATAATCCTAAAAAGTTATTCGTTTCGAGTAGCTTTAGCTACCGCTGGAGCGCCGCTCTGCCACTACCCCAGCGGGTGCAAAATATTCTGATTAATGGCAAACCTCTGGAATTGGCAAAAATCTACAAGGTCGTTGTGAATAGTTTTCTGGCCGATGGTGGCGATGCATTCACTATGTTTAAGCAAGGACAAGATCGCCAACTGGCCGGACGTGATTTGGATGCACTAGAAACTTATGTCCGCGCCGAGGGTGGCAAACTGGCTACTGTGGCGACAGACCGTGTCAAACGAAGTGAATAG